CGGAGAATTCAGTGATGTCAGCGAGCGGATGGCGTTCGCCAACAAATGAGTTCATTTTCGGAAAACAGCTGTCCTCGAGCGCGACGCCAGCCGCGCCACGCTGACGAAGCTTGCGCGCCAGGAGGCGTGCATTATTGAAGTTCCCAAAGCCGCCATCGCCGTCAACGAGCACAGGAAGAGCGGTCGAGTCCACGATGCGCTCGACCACGTCGACGACATGGCTCCATGAAGCTTCGTTGGCATCGCGGTAGCCGAGAGAGCAGGCAATCGACAGGCCCGACGCCCAGAGACCCTTGAATCCTGCGCGTTTGGCGATCGCGCCGGAGAGTCCGTCATGCGCTTCCATGAGGAAGGAGAGCTCGTTATTGGAGCAGACCTGAGCGCGCAGCATTTCTACGGACGAAGAGACAGCCCATTGGTGGGGGCCGTTATCGAAGACATATTGTGGTTGATGTTGCATGCCGAAATCCTTGCAGGTCACGTTCGACCTGCCGACGTCATCAACCGAAAGGTGACATATCTCTGTCATGTAGATCAATTGCTAGCGTTGGTAGTTGACTGAGACGCGAAATTGCTATGTCGCAGTCGAATTGATGCAGGGCGTCGCTGCTGCCGCCCTGGCAGTTATGATACGTGCGATCGTTGGTGGGTAGAATTCAAAAGACTCGCGTTCGATCGGTGTCAATTTGCCCACCGAGTCTGTGGTCGCTGCATCAATGTTGATCGTGGCAGTCTTCGCATAGTTGCGGCCCCCCGCCGCGCGCTAAGCCCCTAGGCTCATCGCATTGTAGGCCCCTTTGGTTGCTAAGACCGTTCGAGTGGTCAAACTAACCCGACGGGGCTGTTCCCGTCGACCGGGATCACGACGGCACCTCAAGTTGCACAATAGTTGTCTGAAACAGTGTTTCAGGAGCATAGGCACTCTGAGCGAGCACCTGCGAGGTCGAGATCAAGCGTCTCTGATGCCGACTGTCGAAGTTGCGACAGGCTGTCGGGGAAGACACGTCAGCTTGAGAAAATATTCTTACAAATCAAGCCTCTCGCAATTGGCACAAGCCTTGAACGATGGATATCATCCAGCATCGCCTCCTTAACGAGTCGGAGTGATGGCTTACATTATTGGCGCCTCTCAGTTCACTAAATGCGGCGGGTGTGAATTCGATCGCTCCAGCGTCGCTATGCGCCTAGACGCGCGTCCGCGCACGAGTTTTTCACCGTGATCGAACACGTGGGCATAGCGGTTAGTGCCGCCACCGATGCGCGCGCGTTCTGCGGCGCCGCACCTGTGCCGGGCGCCTTGCCTGCCGGCGCTGACGTACGTGATGCGGCCGACTTTGAGCAGCTCGAAGCCGAGGTGCGGCGCATGGATGCCGACGGACCAGCAGCGGTCGATTGGCGGAAAGTCTGTAAGCTGTCGCTTCATCTCCTGGCGAACCAGTCAAAAGACATTCTGATTGCCTGTTGGGCTGTCTATGGTCTCTTTCGCATCGAGGGATATCAGGGTCTTGCCGTGGGACTAGAAATCTTGCGCGGCATGATAGGCGTACATTGGGAAGGGCTTTATCCTCCGATCAAGCGGGAACGTGCACGGGTTGGCGCGGTCGATTGGCTCGTCGGTCGCCTTGGTCCGGCTGTGGCCGAAACTGCGGCGACTGAAGCCGATTATCCGGCGGTGCTTGCCGCCTATGAAGCGCTTGATGATCTGGATCGCCAGTTCGGCGAGAAATTGATCAACGAGCAGGTTGCCTTGGGCGAGCTTTTCCGGGCGCTGAAACCGCATTACGAGGAAGCCAAACGCGCGGCCGCCGAGGCCGCGGGTCGCATGGCCGACGCGGTCGGTGCTGCCGAGGAGACCTCGGCCGCGCCGGCGGAGGCTGCGCCGCCGGTTGACGGGGCTCAACGGGCGGCACCACCTCTGGCGGTCCTGGGCGGCGTCGATGGCGACTGGGCCGAGTTCACGCTGCGTTTGCCCGATATGCTCCGGCAGGCAGCCGCCGCCATGCGCGTCGCATCGCCGACAAACCCGAAGGCCTATCTGCTCAATCGCGTCGGCTCGTGGATGCGTTTTGACGCGCTTCCGCCCGAGTCGGGTGGGCGCACCGCGGTGTTTCCGCCTGGCGATAGCATCGTCGCGTTAGAAGCAAAGGTGGGGGCCGGTCAGCACGCCGAGGTCGTGAATTTGGCCGAAGAGATCGCCTGGACGGGACCGTTCTGGCTCGACGCTCACCGGCATGCAGCCGAGGCGCTGGAGCAAATGGGGTCGTCATTCGAGACTGCGGCCACGGTGGTACGCGGGGCGGTAACCATGCTGGTTACACGCTATCCGCGGATCTTGGAGTTTCATTTCAACAACGGTAGGTCGTTTGCAGATGACGAAACGCGTGCCTGGGCCGCCGCGGTGATAGACGTGGCGACGAGCCCTGATCCCGTCGAGGAGGCGGTCGCTGACGCATACAAGCTCATCGGAGGCGGACAGCCGCAGGCGGCGCTGGAGAGGCTGTCGCGTGCGCTGGATGGCGCGACCGGCGAACGTGCGCGTTTCGTTGGCCAGCTTGCGCAAGCACGTTTCTGCGTCGACATCGGATTCGTCACGACCGCCGTCCCCCTGCTCGAGCACATTGAAGGGGTTGTCGCTAAGCGCGACCTGGAAAGTTGGGAGCCCGCGCTTGCGCTTGAGGCTGCTGAACTGCGCTTCCGCGCAATGACCCATTCCGAGTCGCAACAGATGATCGACGAGCCTCGCCGTCGCCTCGCGCTGGAGCAGATCCGAATTCGAGCAGCACGGATCGACATCGCACGGGCGAGCCGCCTCGGTCGCGGCTGAGTTCGTCAAAGCCAAAGGATTAACGGGAACTGGTATGGCACAGGAAAGCTCGGTCGCTCCGAAGGAGCGCGTTAATATCCGCTTCAAGCCGGCAACCGGCAACCTCAAGGAGGATGTCGAGCTGCCGCTCAAGCTGATGGTTTTGGGCGACTTCACCGGACGGGTCGATGATTGTTCCATTGAGGACCGAGAACTCGTCGATATCAACAAGGACAACTTTAACGAGGTCGTCAAAGGTAAGAAACTGAGCCTTGACATTTTGGCTGAGAACAAGCTCGACGAATCGCCTGAGGCCGGCAAGCTGTCAGTAACGCTGAAGTTTGAAAGCCTCAAGGATTTCGAGCCCGAGCGTGTTGCGCAACAAATCACAGAAGTTCGAGCGTTGACCGAATTGCGGGCCGCCCTGATTGCTCTCAAAAGCCCGCTTGGCAATGTGCCGAACTTCCGTAAAGCCATCCAGAACTTGCTCGAAGACGACAGCGCTAGGCCGCGGCTACTTGGCGAGCTCACCGGCAAGCCGGAGTAAGTGGCATGAGCGAGGGTGCTATGACTGACGCAAGCGCGCAGCAAACCGCCGAAGTCACTACTATGACGACTGAGCTTTCGCTGCTTGATCAGGTTCTCGTCGAAACCAAAATCACCCCACGCGACGAGGGGTACGACATCGCCCGCCGGGGTGTTGCGGCTTTCCTTGCCGAGCTCGTCAAACCGGGGCGGGCCGATGGGAAGGTCAACAATGCGCTCATCGATCAGATGATCGCGGAGATCGATCGCAAGATCTCGGCTCAGCTCGATACCGTGCTGCATACCGAAGAGTTCAAAAAGCTCGAGGCGGCATGGCGCGGCCTCAAGTTCTTGGTCGACCGAACCGATTTTCGTCAGAACATCAAGATAGAACTTCTCGGCGTCTCCAAGGACGAGCTGATCACCGACTTCGAAGACAGCCCGGAGATCGTCAAGTCCGGTCTGTATAAGCTCGTCTACACAGCCGAGTTTGGCCAGTTTGGCGGCCAGCCCGTCGCAGCCATGATATCGGCCTACGAGTTTGGCAGTTCGAGCCAAGACGTTAA
This region of Bradyrhizobium sp. CCGUVB1N3 genomic DNA includes:
- the tssA gene encoding type VI secretion system protein TssA, with translation MGIAVSAATDARAFCGAAPVPGALPAGADVRDAADFEQLEAEVRRMDADGPAAVDWRKVCKLSLHLLANQSKDILIACWAVYGLFRIEGYQGLAVGLEILRGMIGVHWEGLYPPIKRERARVGAVDWLVGRLGPAVAETAATEADYPAVLAAYEALDDLDRQFGEKLINEQVALGELFRALKPHYEEAKRAAAEAAGRMADAVGAAEETSAAPAEAAPPVDGAQRAAPPLAVLGGVDGDWAEFTLRLPDMLRQAAAAMRVASPTNPKAYLLNRVGSWMRFDALPPESGGRTAVFPPGDSIVALEAKVGAGQHAEVVNLAEEIAWTGPFWLDAHRHAAEALEQMGSSFETAATVVRGAVTMLVTRYPRILEFHFNNGRSFADDETRAWAAAVIDVATSPDPVEEAVADAYKLIGGGQPQAALERLSRALDGATGERARFVGQLAQARFCVDIGFVTTAVPLLEHIEGVVAKRDLESWEPALALEAAELRFRAMTHSESQQMIDEPRRRLALEQIRIRAARIDIARASRLGRG
- the tssB gene encoding type VI secretion system contractile sheath small subunit codes for the protein MAQESSVAPKERVNIRFKPATGNLKEDVELPLKLMVLGDFTGRVDDCSIEDRELVDINKDNFNEVVKGKKLSLDILAENKLDESPEAGKLSVTLKFESLKDFEPERVAQQITEVRALTELRAALIALKSPLGNVPNFRKAIQNLLEDDSARPRLLGELTGKPE